A region of Sulfitobacter faviae DNA encodes the following proteins:
- a CDS encoding sensor histidine kinase, translating into MIHSLSGRLLILTTIFVMLAEVLIFVPSIARFREEYMLTRLERAQIASLALLADDMLDPELEEELLRNAEVFNVVLRRDEARQLVLASPMPRMVSQTYDLRDASATVLIRDAMLRLFRPGNEVVRVIGAPVREAGLLIEVTMETAPMRVAMLDYGIRILILSAVISVITAVLLFFAMRALLLKPIKRVAGHMQRYAAAPEDARRIIEPSASVTELREAEEALQKLQTDLTQALKQKERLAQLGSAVSKISHDLRNILTSAQLFTDRIEMSEDPTVKRMAPKLVGSITRAVHLCESTLAFGKAEEPGPTLTLMPLEELVEEVIDGERLADPESIVRFAADIPANLTVRADPEQMYRVLANLMRNARQAITATGKPGEVYLRAEDMGEAWCITVSDTGPGLPPKAREHLFTAFQGGARKGGSGLGLVIASELVRGHGGSLALRNSGPEGTVFDITLPKGDGAL; encoded by the coding sequence ATGATCCACTCGCTTTCTGGCCGCCTGCTGATCCTCACCACCATCTTTGTGATGCTGGCCGAAGTGCTGATCTTTGTCCCCTCCATCGCGCGGTTCCGCGAGGAATATATGCTGACGCGGTTGGAGCGGGCGCAGATCGCCTCGCTGGCGCTTTTGGCCGACGATATGCTCGACCCGGAGTTGGAAGAGGAACTGCTGCGCAACGCCGAGGTGTTCAACGTGGTGCTGCGCCGGGATGAGGCGCGGCAATTGGTGCTGGCCTCCCCCATGCCGCGCATGGTGTCGCAGACCTATGATTTGCGCGATGCCTCGGCGACGGTCTTGATCCGCGATGCGATGTTGCGGCTGTTCCGCCCGGGGAATGAGGTGGTCCGCGTGATCGGCGCGCCGGTGCGCGAAGCGGGGCTGCTGATTGAGGTCACGATGGAGACAGCGCCCATGCGTGTCGCCATGCTCGATTACGGGATTCGCATCCTCATCCTTTCAGCGGTGATCTCGGTCATCACGGCGGTGCTTTTGTTCTTTGCCATGCGGGCCTTGCTGCTGAAACCGATCAAACGGGTGGCGGGGCATATGCAGCGCTATGCCGCGGCGCCCGAAGATGCGCGGCGGATCATTGAGCCTTCTGCCAGCGTGACCGAGTTGCGCGAGGCCGAAGAGGCGCTTCAGAAGCTGCAAACCGACCTTACGCAGGCGCTCAAACAGAAAGAGCGTTTGGCCCAATTGGGCAGCGCCGTCAGCAAGATCAGCCACGATCTGCGCAACATCCTCACCTCTGCCCAGCTGTTCACCGACCGGATCGAAATGTCCGAAGACCCGACCGTCAAGCGCATGGCGCCCAAGCTTGTGGGGTCGATCACCCGGGCGGTGCACCTATGCGAATCGACGCTGGCCTTCGGCAAGGCCGAAGAGCCGGGGCCGACGCTGACGCTCATGCCGCTCGAAGAACTGGTGGAAGAGGTCATAGACGGCGAACGCCTTGCCGATCCCGAAAGCATCGTGCGCTTTGCCGCGGATATTCCCGCGAATCTCACCGTGCGTGCGGACCCTGAGCAAATGTACCGCGTGCTGGCCAATCTCATGCGCAACGCCCGGCAGGCGATCACCGCCACCGGCAAACCGGGCGAGGTCTATCTGCGGGCCGAGGATATGGGCGAGGCATGGTGCATCACTGTCAGCGATACCGGCCCCGGCCTGCCACCCAAGGCGCGGGAGCATCTCTTCACCGCCTTTCAGGGCGGGGCGCGCAAGGGTGGCTCCGGTTTGGGGCTGGTAATCGCCTCTGAACTGGTGCGCGGCCACGGCGGCAGCCTTGCACTGCGCAACAGCGGGCCGGAAGGCACGGTTTTTGACATAACACTGCCCAAGGGGGACGGCGCCCTGTAG
- a CDS encoding 2-hydroxychromene-2-carboxylate isomerase gives MDTIEYFYSAHSAYAYLGHRKLLEICAARGARLMHRPFDLTPVIASGRVSHFRGFTPHYIDYFFGREIERWAQYRGLEILNHRPTHHDNPLNLANGYLIAAAQAGRDVDALSFAILQAHWRDDIDLANPAHLRRATEAVDPDCDGLIARAMEEDVQAIHTQNTEEAIARGIFGSPSYFLNGDMYYGQDHLELMDHAFDQPYRDTGFYNPPRDG, from the coding sequence TTGGACACCATTGAATATTTCTATTCCGCCCATTCCGCCTATGCCTATCTGGGGCATCGTAAGCTCTTGGAGATTTGCGCGGCCCGCGGTGCGCGGCTGATGCATCGTCCCTTTGACCTCACCCCCGTGATCGCCTCAGGCCGTGTCAGCCATTTCCGCGGTTTCACGCCCCATTACATAGACTATTTCTTCGGCCGAGAGATTGAGCGTTGGGCGCAGTATCGCGGGCTGGAGATTCTCAACCACCGCCCGACCCACCACGACAACCCGCTGAACCTTGCAAACGGCTACCTGATCGCCGCCGCTCAGGCGGGGCGGGATGTCGACGCGCTTTCCTTTGCGATTCTTCAGGCCCATTGGCGCGATGATATCGATCTCGCGAATCCCGCGCATCTGCGCCGCGCGACAGAAGCGGTCGATCCCGATTGCGACGGGCTGATCGCACGGGCGATGGAGGAGGATGTCCAGGCAATCCACACGCAAAACACCGAAGAGGCGATCGCCCGCGGCATCTTTGGCTCGCCTAGCTATTTTCTGAATGGTGACATGTATTACGGCCAAGACCATCTGGAACTGATGGATCACGCCTTTGACCAGCCCTACCGCGACACGGGCTTCTACAACCCGCCGCGAGACGGATAA